The Porites lutea chromosome 4, jaPorLute2.1, whole genome shotgun sequence genome contains a region encoding:
- the LOC140935792 gene encoding uncharacterized protein isoform X1: MYSRNRTCLFTVSSTQAACEKFKMVYRMCFACNSIMMTDSCRSCACGHVFEDRKQIGGKRFSEYRAELYTRLEKRREKQLKRKKRLQVNETETGPRPLKERKINVEDATVLPSGIEPKNYTFSSKKPHRKIKGKKIHRPSPSPSTVPPELVSRLPSALQEINRRLTGQNMMWWMMQLN; encoded by the exons ATGTATTCTAGGAATAGGACCTGTCTCTTCACCGTCTCTTCGACTCAAGCAGCTTGTGAGAAGTTCAAAATGGTTTATCGTATGTGCTTTGCTTGTAATTCCATCATG ATGACAGATTCGTGCAGATCCTGCGCCTGTGGTCACGTGTTTGAGGACAGGAAACAGATTGGTGGAAAGAGATTTTCAG aATATCGGGCAGAGTTATACACTCGTCTggaaaagagaagagaaaaacagTTGAAGCGGAAAAAGAGACTGCAAGTGAATGAAACAGAAACTGGACCACGACCTCTAAAGGAGCGAAAG attaatgttgaaGACGCCACAGTTCTTCCTTCTGGTATTGAACCCAAGAACTACACCTTCAGCTCCAAAAAGCCTCACCGTAAAATAAAGGGCAAAAAGATTCATCGGCCATCACCGAGCCCAAGTACCGTACCACCGGAACTAGTGTCTAGGCTCCCAAGCGCTTTACAGGAAATTAACCGAAGACTGACAGGACAGAACATGATGTGGTGGATGATGcagttaaattaa
- the LOC140935792 gene encoding uncharacterized protein isoform X2: MVLRQCLACNAMMTDSCRSCACGHVFEDRKQIGGKRFSEYRAELYTRLEKRREKQLKRKKRLQVNETETGPRPLKERKINVEDATVLPSGIEPKNYTFSSKKPHRKIKGKKIHRPSPSPSTVPPELVSRLPSALQEINRRLTGQNMMWWMMQLN; the protein is encoded by the exons ATGGTACTTCGACAGTGCTTAGCGTGCAATGCCATG ATGACAGATTCGTGCAGATCCTGCGCCTGTGGTCACGTGTTTGAGGACAGGAAACAGATTGGTGGAAAGAGATTTTCAG aATATCGGGCAGAGTTATACACTCGTCTggaaaagagaagagaaaaacagTTGAAGCGGAAAAAGAGACTGCAAGTGAATGAAACAGAAACTGGACCACGACCTCTAAAGGAGCGAAAG attaatgttgaaGACGCCACAGTTCTTCCTTCTGGTATTGAACCCAAGAACTACACCTTCAGCTCCAAAAAGCCTCACCGTAAAATAAAGGGCAAAAAGATTCATCGGCCATCACCGAGCCCAAGTACCGTACCACCGGAACTAGTGTCTAGGCTCCCAAGCGCTTTACAGGAAATTAACCGAAGACTGACAGGACAGAACATGATGTGGTGGATGATGcagttaaattaa
- the LOC140935795 gene encoding uncharacterized protein, with protein sequence MVLRQCLACNSMMTESCRSCQCGHVFEDTKQIAGRRFSEYRVELYTRLENRREKQLTKQTRKAIKQESVPQPLKEHKNNTEELAIAPPRFSNHKNHSLSSKLPHRKIKSKRIRRSAVKPSPRSTVVPSGLVSRLPSALQEINRRLIGQNMMWWMLQLQ encoded by the exons ATGGTCCTTCGTCAGTGCTTGGCTTGTAATTCAATG ATGACGGAATCTTGCCGATCATGCCAATGTGGTCACGTATTTGAGGACACTAAACAAATTGCTGGAAGAAGATTCTCAG AGTACCGTGTTGAGTTGTACACACGTCTGGAAAACAGAAGAGAAAAGCAACTGACTAAGCAAACGCGGAAAGCAATCAAACAAGAATCTGTGCCACAGCCATTAAAAGAACATAAG AACAACACTGAAGAACTTGCCATTGCTCCTCCACGTTTCAGTAACCACAAGAACCATTCGCTTAGCTCTAAACTGCCCCATcgcaaaataaaaagcaaacggATTCGTCGGTCAGCGGTAAAACCATCACCTCGCTCAACTGTTGTGCCATCAGGACTGGTTTCCAGGCTTCCCAGTGCTCTACAGGAAATCAACCGCAGATTAATAGGACAGAATATGATGTGGTGGATGTTGCAGTTACAATAA
- the LOC140935796 gene encoding uncharacterized protein — protein sequence MVLQQCLACNTAMTDSCISCVCGHVFEYSKQIGGKRFSEYRAKLYTRLEDKRVKKLKREQRRAETKDKYADTPEENKTNKKRKCEDLPKTRTHSPRSTTINRRKKSKRYSRLTDPSLRRVVLPPELVSRLPSALQEINRRLTGQNMMWWAMHLLQKTQ from the exons ATGGTTCTTCAACAGTGTTTGGCCTGCAATACAGCG ATGACCGACTCATGTATCTCGTGTGTGTGCGGTCATGTGTTTGAGTATTCAAAGCAGATTGGCGGAAAGAGATTCTCAG AATATCGTGCCAAATTGTATACTCGTCTGGAAGATAAGAGAGTGAAGAAACTAAAGAGGGAACAACGAAGAGCAGAAACTAAAGACAAATATGCGGATACACCAGAGGAAAATAAG accaataaaaaaagaaaatgtgaaGACCTACCGAAGACCAGGACTCACTCTCCCAGATCAACAACAATCAACCGACGGAAGAAAAGCAAACGATATTCACGCCTAACAGACCCCTCCCTCAGAAGAGTTGTGCTTCCGCCAGAATTGGTGTCCAGACTTCCAAGTGCTCTGCAGGAAATCAACCGACGACTGACAGGACAAAATATGATGTGGTGGGCAATGCATTTATTGCAAAAAACACAATAA
- the LOC140934175 gene encoding uncharacterized protein, protein MVLQQCLACNTLMTASSKACVCGHVLKEASRFIGGKRFSEYRAKLYSRLETENLRKEGRRNKPRKLENRFAVNHTSVKRNRKPIRKRFSCLRTNPVSSQLGKGCSNMVPTELLSRLPNALREINRKIAAQNFIWLELQIEKKIS, encoded by the exons ATGGTACTTCAACAGTGTCTTGCGTGTAATACCTTG aTGACTGCCTCATCAAAAGCGTGTGTCTGCGGCCACGTTTTGAAAGAAGCGAGTCGTTTTATCGGTGGAAAAAGATTTTCAG AATACCGAGCCAAATTATATTCTCGTTTAGAGACAGAAAACTTGAGAAAAGAAGGGCGAAGAAATAAGCCACGAAAGCTGGAG aACCGATTTGCAGTAAACCACACCTCAGTAAAGAGGAACAGAAAGCCCATAAGAAAACGATTCTCTTGCTTACGAACAAATCCAGTGTCCTCTCAGCTGGGAAAGGGCTGTTCAAATATGGTACCGACAGAGCTATTGAGTAGATTGCCAAACGCCCTCCGGGAAATAAACCGAAAGATAGCAGCACAGAACTTCATTTGGCTGGAATTGCAAATTGAGAAGAAAATCAGTTAG
- the LOC140935791 gene encoding uncharacterized protein — protein sequence MTSTIPRKHVFLWTALRSCSSAFERSILTLSRTQLMSEPFSASFYFGPQRQSSRYDSKEADPKASYENVAREIVNQANNDNIDLLFVKDMAYYMKGRLGFLKEFFQDAKHSFLIRNPKKTIPSQYCASENPEIQASGWNYFDPPEAGFKELFEMYSFVKDNLDANPVVVDADDLLESPKEIMKEYCDRVGIKYEQHMTTWKPGEIIQAWQDGWVIAWRRGALNSSGFIKSDSSSSKPEIEYPSDVVKAMEDSQAFYDKMFSVRLRLA from the coding sequence ATGACAAGCACAATCCCAAGGAAGCATGTTTTCCTATGGACAGCCTTAAGATCCTGTTCATCTGCGTTTGAGCGTTCGATTTTGACTTTATCCCGCACGCAGTTGATGTCAGAACCGTTTTCTGCTTCGTTTTACTTTGGACCTCAGAGACAAAGCTCTCGCTATGATTCAAAAGAGGCTGATCCCAAAGCGAGTTACGAAAACGTTGCCAGGGAAATTGTGAATCAAGCTAATAACGATAACATTGATTTACTTTTTGTCAAGGATATGGCTTATTACATGAAAGGAAGATTGGGTTTTTTAAAGGAATTTTTTCAAGACGCGAAACATTCTTTTCTGATTCGAAATCCAAAGAAGACGATTCCTTCCCAGTATTGCGCTAGTGAAAATCCAGAAATCCAAGCTTCCGGTTGGAATTACTTTGACCCTCCAGAAGCTGGATTTAAGGAACTTTTCGAAATGTATTCGTTTGTCAAAGATAACCTTGATGCCAATCCAGTTGTTGTAGATGCCGATGACCTACTCGAATCACCAAAGGAGATCATGAAGGAGTATTGTGATCGAGTTGGTATCAAATATGAACAGCATATGACTACATGGAAACCTGGCGAAATAATCCAAGCCTGGCAAGATGGTTGGGTTATAGCATGGCGAAGAGGGGCTTTAAACAGCAGCGGTTTCATCAAATCTGACTCTTCCTCAAGTAAACCAGAAATAGAGTATCCATCTGATGTTGTCAAAGCTATGGAAGATAGCCAGGCATTCTATGATAAAATGTTTTCTGTTCGACTTAGGTTAGCATAA
- the LOC140935797 gene encoding uncharacterized protein translates to MVLRQCVSCNSTILGTLPFCECGRVFEDIRQVGGKRFSKYRADLYTKLEAKRLKCNERAKKVLGGDSDSADEHQKQIVFQPKRIPPSVSLRTKTRRSRRKRRTHIKSLQEDRHERSLSLFQSPEEEAARLSRALQEINRRIMGQSMVWLNSL, encoded by the exons ATGGTGCTAAGACAGTGTGTATCTTGTAACTCAACG ATTTTAGGAACTTTGCCGTTTTGCGAATGTGGCCGCGTTTTTGAAGACATTCGGCAAGTAGGAGGAAAAAGATTTTCAA AATATCGTGCAGACCTGTACACGAAGCTGGAAGCTAAACGATTGAAGTGCAATGAAAGGGCGAAGAAAGTACTAGGTGGTGACTCGGATTCTGCTGATGAACACCAGAAGCAG ATCGTATTTCAACCTAAACGGATCCCTCCTAGTGTATCATTACGTACCAAAACTCGAAGaagtagaagaaaaagaagaacacATATAAAATCTTTGCAGGAGGATCGCCATGAAAGGTCACTTTCTCTGTTCCAGTCCCCTGAAGAGGAAGCCGCACGTCTTTCACGAGCTCTTCAAGAAATAAACAGGAGGATCATGGGACAGTCTATGGTGTGGTTGAATTCTTTGTAG